In one window of Lampris incognitus isolate fLamInc1 chromosome 3, fLamInc1.hap2, whole genome shotgun sequence DNA:
- the ptgs2b gene encoding prostaglandin G/H synthase 2: MNTSIATVLLLALLGFLVCEGGNPCCSEPCQNRGVCTAMGSESYECDCTRTGYYGQNCTTPEFLTWIKVSLKPSPNTIHYLLTHFKGFWNIINNISFLRDGIMRYVLTSRSHLIDSPPTFNADYHYKSWESYSNLSYYTRTLPPVPQDCPTPMGVVGKKELPDAKMLAEKLLMRRQFIPDPQGTSLMFAFFAQHFTHQFFKSDMKMGPAFTKAKGHGVDLSHIYGDTLERQHKLRLFKDGKLKYQTLDGEVYPPTMKDIGIDMHYPPNVPESVRFAVGHEAFGLVPGLMMYATIWLREHNRVCDVMKEIHPDWDDERLFQTTRLILIGETIKIVIEDYVQHLSGYNFKLKFDPELLFSQRFQYQNRIASEFNTLYHWHPLMPDAFHIEEQVYNYQQFVFNTSVVSNHGINNLVDSFTKQVAGRVAGGRNVPGAVMYVAIKSIENSRKMRYQSLNAYRKRFSMKPYSSFEDLTGEKEMAALLEEFYGDVDAVELYPGLLLEKPRPNGIFGETMVEMGAPYSLKGLMGNPICSPEYWKPSTFGGSVGFDIVNTASLQKLICDNVRGPCPVASFHVPNIKDTGSITINSSTSHSRNSDVNPTVILKERTSEL, translated from the exons ATGAATACAAGCATAGCTACGGTTCTACTTTTGGCACTGCTGGGCTTTCTCGTCTGCGAAGGGG GTAATCCGTGTTGCTCAGAGCCATGCCAGAACAGAGGAGTGTGTACAGCTATGGGATCCGAGAGCTACGAGTGTGATTGCACGCGCACCGGTTACTATGGGCAAAACTGTACGACGC CTGAATTCCTCACATGGATTAAAGTCTCCCTGAAGCCCTCGCCTAACACCATCCATTACCTTCTCACCCACTTCAAGGGATTTTGGAACATCATCAACAACATCTCGTTTCTCAGGGATGGCATCATGAGATACGTGCTGACAT CCCGATCTCACCTGATTGATAGTCCCCCAACCTTCAACGCAGATTATCACTACAAAAGCTGGGAATCTTACTCCAATCTTTCCTACTATACACGTACCCTCCCCCCTGTACCACAGGATTGCCCCACCCCAATGGGGGTAGTAG GAAAGAAAGAGCTGCCTGATGCCAAGATGTTGGCTGAGAAGCTCCTGATGAGGAGGCAGTTCATCCCAGATCCTCAGGGTACAAGTCTGATGTTCGCCTTCTTCGCACAGCACTTCACTCACCAGTTCTTCAAATCCGACATGAAGATGGGACCCGCCTTCACAAAAGCTAAAGGCCACGGG GTGGACCTCAGCCACATCTATGGAGATACACTGGAGAGGCAACATAAACTTAGACTTTTTAAAGACGGAAAGCTGAAGTATCAG ACACTCGATGGAGAAGTGTATCCCCCAACAATGAAGGACATTGGTATCGACATGCATTACCCTCCTAATGTGCCCGAATCTGTCCGCTTTGCCGTGGGCCATGAGGCCTTTGGGCTGGTGCCTGGTCTGATGATGTATGCTACCATCTGGCTCCGCGAACACAACCGGGTTTGTGACGTCATGAAGGAGATTCATCCTGACTGGGATGACGAAAGGCTCTTCCAGACAACGCGGCTTATTCTGATTG GTGAAACCATCAAGATAGTGATTGAGGACTATGTGCAGCACCTTAGCGGCTACAACTTCAAGCTGAAGTTTGACCCAGAGCTGCTGTTCAGCCAGCGCTTCCAGTACCAGAACCGCATCGCATCCGAATTCAACACCCTGTATCACTGGCACCCACTGATGCCAGATGCGTTCCACATTGAGGAACAAGTTTACAACTATCAACAGTTTGTCTTCAACACCTCTGTGGTTTCTAATCACGGCATAAACAACCTGGTGGATTCTTTCACCAAGCAGGTTGCTGGACGG GTTGCTGGCGGTCGAAATGTCCCCGGGGCGGTGATGTATGTCGCCATCAAGTCAATAGAGAACAGCAGAAAAATGCGTTACCAGTCTCTCAATGCCTACAGGAAACGCTTCTCCATGAAGCCCTACAGCTCCTTTGAGGATCTTACAG GAGAGAAAGAGATGGCTGCGTTGCTGGAGGAGTTTTACGGAGATGTTGATGCTGTGGAACTCTATCCAGGCCTTCTGTTGGAGAAACCCAGGCCCAACGGCATCTTCGGGGAGACCATGGTGGAGATGGGGGCCCCTTATTCCCTCAAGGGCCTCATGGGAAACCCCATCTGCTCTCCAGAGTACTGGAAGCCCAGCACATTTGGAGGCAGCGTGGGCTTTGATATTGTCAATACCGCGTCTTTGCAGAAGCTGATCTGCGACAATGTCAGGGGACCCTGCCCCGTAGCGTCTTTTCACGTGCCTAACATTAAAGACACAGGGTCCATCACCATCAACTCGAGCACGTCACACTCACGCAACAGTGATGTCAACCCCACGGTCATTTTGAAAGAAAGGACTAGTGAGCTCTAA